In the Rhinoderma darwinii isolate aRhiDar2 unplaced genomic scaffold, aRhiDar2.hap1 Scaffold_41, whole genome shotgun sequence genome, one interval contains:
- the LOC142709498 gene encoding uncharacterized protein LOC142709498, with translation MRTEPQRGNDTGSSFPSADMKSPPPDTGPPNSQEEKNLETNKLLGTKDPAQSEIEKDSGYSDSSSESLSVTDATPDPPQTACPPIYILQNVVLKQPRILLVLQPPLRHHRKRASPSSHLPLLRSYPRIAPRLAPPSPAPSEDMALTVCTQSPPQLLEVSLRSQALLRRTRETQRSIRELRSHARLYERALQGEEGGWERLRKAMERSGGYRKIPPAIDAERTEEAEEAANTSDASTTTRDDSTASESPTEEEVTSRRKSVTSSEEEPSEEENGGAV, from the exons ATGAGAACAGAACCGCAACGAGGGAACGACACAGGCAGCAG CTTCCCATCCGCAGACATGAAGTCTCCCCCGCCAGACACCGGACCTCCCAATTCCCAGGAAGAAAAAAATCTGGAGACCAACAAGCTGCTGGGCACGAAAGATCCGGCACAGAGCGAGATAGAAAAGGATTCTGGGTACTCCG ACAGCAGTTCGGAAAGTCTCAGCGTGACGGACGCCACTCCGGACCCCCCACAGACGGCGTGTCCCCCCATATATATCCTGCAGAACGTGGTCCTCAAACAG CCTCGCATCCTCCTCGTCCTGCAGCCTCCGCTCCGACACCATCGTAAACGAGCCTCCCCTTCATCCCACCTCCCCCTCCTGCGCTCTTATCCCAGGATAGCCCCCCGTCTAGCCCCTCCAAGCCCCGCCCCTTCCGAGGACATGGCCCTCACAGTGTGCACGCAATCCCCCCCTCAGCTGCTGGAGGTCTCCCTGCGCTCTCAGGCCTTGCTGCGCCGGACACGGGAGACTCAGCGATCGATCCGGGAGCTGAGGTCTCACGCCAGACTCTACGAGCGAGCGCTACAGGGCGAGGAAGGGGGATGGGAGCGGCTTCGGAAAGCCATGGAAAGAAGCGGAGGCTACCGGAAAATTCCGCCCGCAATCGACGCGGAGAGAACAGAAGAGGCCGAAGAAGCTGCAAACACCTCAGACGCTTCCACCACGACCCGAGACGACTCCACCGCCTCAGAATCCCCGACAGAGGAGGAAGTGACATCACGCAGGAAATCAGTGACCTCATCAGAGGAAGAACCATCTGAAGAGGAGAACGGGGGAGCAGTATGA